A genomic segment from Propionibacteriaceae bacterium ZF39 encodes:
- the trxA gene encoding thioredoxin, with product MATVDLTGEDFVSTIQNNELVLIDFWADWCGPCKRFAPIYSKISENHDDVVFAKLDTDANQEIAGALSIQSIPTIMAFHKGDMVFNQPGMLSAAQLEQLVTQLKDLPAEKPAE from the coding sequence ATGGCAACCGTCGACCTGACCGGCGAGGACTTCGTTTCCACCATCCAGAACAATGAGCTGGTCCTCATCGACTTCTGGGCCGATTGGTGCGGGCCGTGCAAGCGCTTTGCCCCCATCTACAGCAAGATCTCCGAGAACCACGACGACGTCGTGTTCGCCAAGCTCGACACCGACGCCAACCAGGAGATCGCCGGCGCCCTGAGCATCCAGAGCATCCCGACCATCATGGCCTTCCACAAGGGCGACATGGTCTTCAACCAGCCCGGCATGCTGTCCGCCGCGCAGCTGGAGCAGCTGGTCACCCAGCTCAAGGACCTCCCTGCGGAGAAGCCGGCCGAATGA
- a CDS encoding metal-dependent transcriptional regulator gives MSDLIDTTEMYLRTIYELEEEGITPLRARIAERLRQSGPTVSQTVARMERDGLLAVTDERHIELSASGRERAVKVMRKHRLAERLLTDVIGVEWQNVHDEACRWEHVISDDVEQRLVELLGDPLESPYGNPIPGRDAHRAKPRESRDSQPLLRLLGSSGGMRLRIRRIGENLQAGTELMAQLHAAGILPGAEVDAERTPQGVLVEASGGSITLDAEAADQVYAEMVHRA, from the coding sequence GTGAGCGATCTGATCGATACGACGGAGATGTATCTCCGCACGATCTATGAGCTTGAGGAAGAGGGCATCACCCCGCTCCGCGCCAGAATCGCCGAGCGGCTGCGCCAGAGCGGTCCGACCGTGTCACAGACCGTCGCCCGGATGGAGCGCGACGGCCTGCTCGCCGTCACCGATGAGCGTCATATCGAGTTGAGCGCTTCCGGGCGGGAGCGCGCGGTCAAGGTCATGCGCAAGCACCGCCTGGCCGAGCGCCTGCTGACCGATGTCATCGGGGTCGAGTGGCAGAACGTCCACGACGAGGCCTGCCGGTGGGAACACGTGATCTCCGACGATGTCGAACAGCGACTCGTCGAACTCCTGGGCGATCCGCTGGAGTCGCCCTACGGCAACCCGATTCCCGGCCGCGATGCCCACCGCGCCAAGCCGCGCGAATCCCGGGACTCCCAGCCCCTCCTGCGCCTGCTCGGGTCGTCCGGCGGCATGCGGCTGCGGATCCGGCGGATCGGTGAGAACCTCCAGGCCGGCACCGAACTGATGGCGCAGCTCCACGCGGCCGGGATCCTGCCGGGTGCGGAAGTCGACGCGGAGCGTACGCCCCAGGGCGTCCTTGTCGAGGCCTCCGGAGGCAGCATCACCCTCGACGCCGAAGCCGCTGACCAGGTCTATGCCGAGATGGTGCACCGTGCTTGA